From Coccinella septempunctata chromosome 4, icCocSept1.1, whole genome shotgun sequence, a single genomic window includes:
- the LOC123310765 gene encoding dynein axonemal heavy chain 7-like — MRRQREEFRKRLVDIIVGRKSPDEVIDPNEIPSPAEKDILRYYYYVQCGVDTIHVSPLDDSVLQRVLSLVPKKLTKWKSTLDVCVEEMKESFMLTVKKAVVDFVLQDATFTSAQTEISSHIIELRDISTNWRLSYNKAKKKLESTLWVVNPCLAALTDLWFHHFRWFRLININDLKKHNGPYDLEEFKALTSSQIMKSKKKLMTQYYGAVTDIFLQGNKKNKLPNPAHTKKIDSFFNSVATIMSYHIQMCCLKSLYEFVEYIMDIKYSNKGFEIHLMQQINVLAFEPPFRNFKEAIIGILDHLVESIMTIERLETKLYLDFQKDVSYLKPIIAEEIVWDYKMKINALLDEQRVGPESRVQDFVKYMPLINGEVI; from the exons ATGAGAAGGCAAAGAGAAGAGTTTCGTAAAAGGCTTGTGGATATAATAGTAGGCAGAAAAAGTCCCGATGAAGTAATAGATCCCAACGAAATACCAAGTCCAGCAGAGAAAGATATTttaagatattattattatgtacaaTGTGGGGTCGATACAATTCATGTTTCTCCATTAGATGACAGTGTCTTACAAAGA GTTTTGAGTTTGGTGCCTAAAAAGCTAACTAAATGGAAATCTACTTTGGATGTATGCGTTGAGGAAATGAAGGAAAGCTTTATGCTCACCGTAAAGAAGGCTGTAGTAGATTTTGTATTACAAGATGCGACATTTACTAGTGCACAAACAGAAATTTCATCTCATATTATAGAGTTAAGAGATATATCCACTAATTGGAGATTAAGTTACAATAAAgctaagaaaaaattggaatcgACCTTATGGGTGGTGAACCCATGCTTAGCTGCCTTGActgatttatggtttcatcactTCAG ATGGTTTCGTTTGATAAACATAAATGATTTGAAGAAACATAACGGTCCTTATGATTTGGAAGAATTCAAAGCGTTAACATCgtcgcagataatgaaatcgaAGAAAAAGTTGATGACACAATATTACGGTGCAGTCACTGATATATTTTTGCAGGGGAACAAAAAGAACAAATTACCCAATCCAGCTCATACtaaaaaaatagattcattcttcAACTCCGTGGCCACCATAATGTCCTATCATATTCAAATGTGTTGCCTTAAGTCCTTATACGAGTTTGTTGAATATATCATGGATATAAAG TATTCCAATAAGGGCTTTGAGATTCATCTGATGCAACAGATTAACGTGTTAGCATTCGAACCTCCTTTTAGAAATTTCAAAGAAGCGATAATAGGTATATTGGATCATCTTGTCGAATCGATCATGACAATCGAGAGGTTGGAGACTAAGCTCTACTtggattttcaaaaagatgtaTCGTATCTCAAG CCCATAATAGCGGAAGAAATCGTTTGGGAttacaaaatgaaaataaacgCTCTCTTGGACGAACAAAGGGTTGGTCCTGAATCGAGAGTTCAAGATTTCGTCAAGTACATGCCTTTAATTAACGGGGAGGTAATTTAA
- the LOC123311863 gene encoding elongation factor Ts, mitochondrial — protein MKFFFSFWYLIAFVITCILQIFTKNVMRFFHTSKQLFAAEKSSLATLRKKTGYTIANCKKALQLHNNDLITAEKWLHEQAQTLGWKKATKLEGRQTTQGLVGVITRGNCAAMVELNCETDFVAKNNEFKSMVETVAESCIHFIDFTSRQCRWNMPVTKICFSGEQIRELPTKDGKKLSDLLALMIGSVGENATFKRAFCFKAGHGVLLAGYAHPSGDELNSVQLGKFGSILAFKQFAPKEVDLNRVGKEICQHIVGLNPLEIGSKEQENPEQKEETSEQKEEESSEQKKEETIEQKEENRLLHQEFLMDEGITVNEYLEESGVEVLDFKRFKCGEATAESGDQPLDLVETCQ, from the exons atgaaatttttcttctcaTTTTGGTATTTGATTGCATTCGTTATAACCTGTATTTTGCAGATTTTCACGAAAAACGTCATGCGGTTTTTCCACACATCCAAGCAGTTATTTGCTGCTGAAAAGTCTTCTCTAGCTACACTAAGAAAGAAAACGGGTTACACAATTGCAAACTGCAAGAAGGCATTGCAGCTCCACAATAATGACTTGATTACG GCTGAGAAATGGCTCCATGAGCAGGCACAGACATTAGGTTGGAAAAAAGCTACGAAATTAGAAGGACGTCAAACAACTCAAGGTTTAGTTGGAGTTATTACGAGGGGTAATTGTGCAGCAATGGTAGAATTGAACTGCGAAACAGACTTCGTGGCTAAAAACAATGAATTCAAAAGTATGGTGGAAACAGTTGCGGAAAGTTGTAttcatttcattgatttcacaaGTAGACAATGCAGATGGAATATGCCTGTCACTAAG ATATGCTTCAGCGGAGAACAGATCAGAGAATTACCTACTAAAGATGGTAAAAAGTTATCAGACTTGCTGGCGTTAATGATTGGAAGTGTGGGTGAAAATGCAACTTTTAAAAGAGCATTTTGTTTCAAAGCTGGACATGGTGTGCTCTTAGCGGGATACGCTCATCCTTCCGGTGATGAATTGAATAGTGTCCAGTTGGGGAAATTCGGAAGTATATTAGCATTTAAGCAATTTGCTCCCAAAGAGGTAGATTTAAATAGGGTAGGCAAAGAAATTTGTCAGCATATAGTGGGTTTGAACCCACTAGAAATTGGTTCAAAAGAACAAGAAAACCCAGAACAGAAAGAAGAAACATCTGAACAGAAGGAAGAGGAATCAAGTGAACAGAAAAAAGAGGAAACGATAGAACAGAAAGAAGAGAATAGATTACTTCACCAGGAATTTCTCATGGATGAAGGTATAACtgtgaatgaatatttggaagaaAGTGGTGTAGAAGTGCTTGATTTTAAAAGATTTAAGTGTGGAGAAGCTACAGCAGAGTCTGGTGACCAGCCATTAGATCTAGTTGAAACTTGTCAAtaa
- the LOC123311865 gene encoding uncharacterized protein LOC123311865 isoform X3 translates to MSPRRCEFLTHGFLRIFDVCSCYLRVVLRMTRFQNLLTRLFRYMNDDSNNNNNNNNNAGYCGELINEQETSEDKVIETVDLATNEIVNFKENILNYQGKTYLLRDISYKWKKDCRMWLWKNRPSTHKEIGDLCNNQNITITTLA, encoded by the exons ATGTCGCCCAGAAGGTGTGAATTTCTCACCCATGGCTTCCTGAGAATATTTGATGTATGTTCTTGTTATCTACGTGTAGTGTTAAGAATGACCAGGTTTCAAAACCTCCTTACGCGATTGTTCCGATAT ATGAATGACGATAGcaacaacaataataataataataacaatgcCGGATACTGCGGTGAACTAATTAATGAACAAGAAACTTCCGAAGACAAAGTGATCGAAACAGTTGACCTAGCAACAAATGAAATTGTCAATTTCAAGGAGAATATTCTAAATTACCAAGGTAAAACCTACCTTCTTAGGGACATATCTTACAAGTGGAAAAAAGACTGCAGAATGTGGCTGTGGAAAAATCGACCATCAACCCACAAAGAAATTGGAGATTTGTGCAATAACCAAAATATTACCATCACAACATTGGCGtga
- the LOC123311865 gene encoding uncharacterized protein LOC123311865 isoform X1 gives MLYSKMQNINSYFFFVWLWSFILFDHTYCMNDDSNNNNNNNNNAGYCGELINEQETSEDKVIETVDLATNEIVNFKENILNYQGKTYLLRDISYKWKKDCRMWLWKNRPSTHKEIGDLCNNQNITITTLA, from the exons ATGTTATATTCTAAGATGCAAAATATCAATTCATATTTCTTTTTCGTGTGGCTGTGGAGTTTCATTTTGTTTGATCACACTTACTGC ATGAATGACGATAGcaacaacaataataataataataacaatgcCGGATACTGCGGTGAACTAATTAATGAACAAGAAACTTCCGAAGACAAAGTGATCGAAACAGTTGACCTAGCAACAAATGAAATTGTCAATTTCAAGGAGAATATTCTAAATTACCAAGGTAAAACCTACCTTCTTAGGGACATATCTTACAAGTGGAAAAAAGACTGCAGAATGTGGCTGTGGAAAAATCGACCATCAACCCACAAAGAAATTGGAGATTTGTGCAATAACCAAAATATTACCATCACAACATTGGCGtga
- the LOC123311865 gene encoding U6 small nuclear RNA (adenine-(43)-N(6))-methyltransferase-like isoform X2 has translation MSVEENVKKTNFPLKRSVSSLGFGNSILHNTNLRGTKSFTGIMALRMNSQETKGTQMNDDSNNNNNNNNNAGYCGELINEQETSEDKVIETVDLATNEIVNFKENILNYQGKTYLLRDISYKWKKDCRMWLWKNRPSTHKEIGDLCNNQNITITTLA, from the exons ATGAGCGTTgaagaaaatgtgaaaaaaacaaattttccttTGAAACGATCGGTTTCTTCCCTTGGGTTTGGCAATTCAATTCTGCATAACACTAATCTGAGAGGAACAAAGTCATTCACTGGTATAATGGCTCTCAGGATGAACTCGCAAGAAACAAAAGGAACACAG ATGAATGACGATAGcaacaacaataataataataataacaatgcCGGATACTGCGGTGAACTAATTAATGAACAAGAAACTTCCGAAGACAAAGTGATCGAAACAGTTGACCTAGCAACAAATGAAATTGTCAATTTCAAGGAGAATATTCTAAATTACCAAGGTAAAACCTACCTTCTTAGGGACATATCTTACAAGTGGAAAAAAGACTGCAGAATGTGGCTGTGGAAAAATCGACCATCAACCCACAAAGAAATTGGAGATTTGTGCAATAACCAAAATATTACCATCACAACATTGGCGtga